In one window of Phalacrocorax carbo chromosome 22, bPhaCar2.1, whole genome shotgun sequence DNA:
- the TMEM50A gene encoding transmembrane protein 50A, producing MSGFLESVRCSECVDWGEKRNTIASVAAGVLFFTGWWIIIDAAVKYPEVEDFNHSYHACGVIATIAFLMINAVSNGQVRGDSYSEGCLGQTGARIWLFIGFMMAFGSLIASMWILFGGYVVKEKPVVYPGIAVFFQNAFIFFGGLVFKFGRTEDLWQ from the exons ATGTCGGGTTTTCTTGAGAGCGTGAGGTGCTCGGAGTGTGTTGACTGGGGAGAGAAGCGGAACACGATCGCTTCGGTTGCTGCGGGCGTGCTG ttttttacAGGTTGGTGGATAATCATAGATGCAGCTGTAAAATACCCTGAAGTGGAAGACTTCAACCATTCGTACCATGCTTGTGGGGTTATAGCCACTATTGCATTCCTCAT GATCAATGCGGTGTCTAATGGACAAGTGCGGGGTGACAGTTACAGTGAAGGCTGTCTCGGACAAACAG GTGCTCGGATCTGGCTGTTCATCGGTTTTATGATGGCTTTTGGATCTCTGATTGCTTCCATGTGGATCCTTTTTGGAGGCTACGTTGTTAAGG aaAAACCAGTAGTATACCCAGGAATAGCTGTGTTTTTCCAGAATGCGTTCATCTTTTTTGG AGGGCTGGTCTTCAAATTTGGTCGCACGGAAGATCTGTGGCAATGA
- the RHCE gene encoding blood group Rh(CE) polypeptide isoform X2: MMIFGFGFYLTFLKRYGFSSTGFNLLIIVIGVQCSMLIEGVLVSFLPNKIEDRLKRRTAVVSTTAVVISSAAVLGKTNPVQLIVMTVVEVMVFWMNRWINTKFLQNPDNISMMHVHLFGAYFGLAVSSRFSEPSPRSEKNGSTPKSDLLSMLGTLFLWVFWPSFNSVLAADSKGKAIYNTYFALAVSAVTAFVLSVLTTKDGKFRMSHIRSAVLAGGVAVGYAAHSIEYPWIAMILGLLASVITILGSYCLQRCFHATLEIHDSSGVHFTFGLPAVLGAVAQVILFVIKNWTNLPSLHFFVVIHIGAFCFTISVALVTGFITGLILNLKLFKTTPVSKYFEDQFYWEFPHLSVGF; the protein is encoded by the exons ATGATGATTTTTGGATTTGGCTTTTACctgacatttctgaaaagatACGGGTTTAGCAGCACCGGCTTCAACCTCCTGATCATTGTAATTGGTGTCCAATGCTCCATGCTGATAGAAGGTGTATTAGTTTCCTTTCTTCCAAACAAAATCGAGGATAGACTGAAAAG AAGAACGGCTGTTGTGAGTACGACTGCTGTGGTCATCTCTTCTGCAGCTGTTCTTGGGAAGACTAATCCTGTGCAATTAATTGTGATGACAGTTGTGGAGGTAATGGTTTTCTGGATGAACAGATGGATCAACACCAAATTCCTGCAG AATCCAGACAATATCAGCATGATGCATGTTCACCTGTTTGGAGCCTACTTCGGTCTGGCAGTCTCCTCACGTTTCTCTGAGCCATCACCAAGGTCTGAGAAGAATGGGAGTACCCCGAAGTCGGATTTATTGTCAATGTTGG GTACGCTCTTTCTCTGGGTATTCTGGCCAAGCTTCAATTCTGTACTGGCTGCGGACAGCAAGGGCAAAGCAATCTACAACACCTACTTTGCCCTTGCAGTGAGTGCTGTAACTGCCTTCGTGTTGTCTGTTCTGACCACAAAGGACGGAAAATTCAGAATG agtCACATCCGCAGTGCAGTGCTAGCTGGTGGGGTCGCTGTTGGTTATGCAGCACACAGTATCGAGTATCCTTGGATTGCAATGATTTTGGGTCTGCTTGCCAGTGTGATAACCATATTAGGATCTTACTGTTTACAG agATGCTTCCATGCTACTCTCGAGATTCACGATTCCTCTGGAGTTCATTTCACTTTTGGCTTGCCTGCTGTGCTTGGAGCTGTTGCCCAGGTCATTCTCTTTGTAATAAAAAACTGGACTAATTTACCAAG CCTGCATTTTTTTGTCGTGATTCACATTGGTGCCTTCTGCTTCACCATCAGTGTTGCCTTGGTAACAGGTTTTATTACAG GTTTAATCTTAAACCTCAAACTTTTTAAGACCACCCCCGTCTCAAAGTACTTTGAAGACCAGTTTTATTGGGAG TTTCCCCATCTGAGTGTTGGATTTTGA
- the RHCE gene encoding blood group Rh(CE) polypeptide isoform X1: MSSNYRNFQNSVPLLIIILEAAFIILFYFFDIDNDDSPLSGISYPAFQDVSHMMIFGFGFYLTFLKRYGFSSTGFNLLIIVIGVQCSMLIEGVLVSFLPNKIEDRLKRRTAVVSTTAVVISSAAVLGKTNPVQLIVMTVVEVMVFWMNRWINTKFLQNPDNISMMHVHLFGAYFGLAVSSRFSEPSPRSEKNGSTPKSDLLSMLGTLFLWVFWPSFNSVLAADSKGKAIYNTYFALAVSAVTAFVLSVLTTKDGKFRMSHIRSAVLAGGVAVGYAAHSIEYPWIAMILGLLASVITILGSYCLQRCFHATLEIHDSSGVHFTFGLPAVLGAVAQVILFVIKNWTNLPSLHFFVVIHIGAFCFTISVALVTGFITGLILNLKLFKTTPVSKYFEDQFYWEFPHLSVGF, from the exons ATGTCTTCTAATTACAGGAACTTCCAAAACAGCGTGCCGTTGCTAATCATTATTCTGGAAGCTGCTTTCATCATCCTCTTTTACTTTTTTGACATAGATAATGATGATTCACCCCTATCAGGCATCTCCTACCCAG CTTTTCAAGATGTCAGCCACATGATGATTTTTGGATTTGGCTTTTACctgacatttctgaaaagatACGGGTTTAGCAGCACCGGCTTCAACCTCCTGATCATTGTAATTGGTGTCCAATGCTCCATGCTGATAGAAGGTGTATTAGTTTCCTTTCTTCCAAACAAAATCGAGGATAGACTGAAAAG AAGAACGGCTGTTGTGAGTACGACTGCTGTGGTCATCTCTTCTGCAGCTGTTCTTGGGAAGACTAATCCTGTGCAATTAATTGTGATGACAGTTGTGGAGGTAATGGTTTTCTGGATGAACAGATGGATCAACACCAAATTCCTGCAG AATCCAGACAATATCAGCATGATGCATGTTCACCTGTTTGGAGCCTACTTCGGTCTGGCAGTCTCCTCACGTTTCTCTGAGCCATCACCAAGGTCTGAGAAGAATGGGAGTACCCCGAAGTCGGATTTATTGTCAATGTTGG GTACGCTCTTTCTCTGGGTATTCTGGCCAAGCTTCAATTCTGTACTGGCTGCGGACAGCAAGGGCAAAGCAATCTACAACACCTACTTTGCCCTTGCAGTGAGTGCTGTAACTGCCTTCGTGTTGTCTGTTCTGACCACAAAGGACGGAAAATTCAGAATG agtCACATCCGCAGTGCAGTGCTAGCTGGTGGGGTCGCTGTTGGTTATGCAGCACACAGTATCGAGTATCCTTGGATTGCAATGATTTTGGGTCTGCTTGCCAGTGTGATAACCATATTAGGATCTTACTGTTTACAG agATGCTTCCATGCTACTCTCGAGATTCACGATTCCTCTGGAGTTCATTTCACTTTTGGCTTGCCTGCTGTGCTTGGAGCTGTTGCCCAGGTCATTCTCTTTGTAATAAAAAACTGGACTAATTTACCAAG CCTGCATTTTTTTGTCGTGATTCACATTGGTGCCTTCTGCTTCACCATCAGTGTTGCCTTGGTAACAGGTTTTATTACAG GTTTAATCTTAAACCTCAAACTTTTTAAGACCACCCCCGTCTCAAAGTACTTTGAAGACCAGTTTTATTGGGAG TTTCCCCATCTGAGTGTTGGATTTTGA